The Setaria italica strain Yugu1 chromosome IX, Setaria_italica_v2.0, whole genome shotgun sequence genome has a window encoding:
- the LOC101769331 gene encoding probable protein phosphatase 2C 71 produces the protein MAELPLAAGLLDLRPGKLSPKPPPPPPLPLPARRRAHATSAAAAAPSPRRAVPELHSTTELADGSIVFRFGQPKPDVLEPEAEAEPASRGPGEAAETSPDSRVFPDSDAVSSGGETEPEPDSEQAVTGAGLGAPAAVEHPRPNAAAEVSPAPPPPDAGAQTGAASAAGEEAPEQVAGSNAGVEEAEARLASAEVITAAESEYETEGDGVAVGAGVPTSGAVVKTTGTGLEQREEAAGTAGLEESEAASEGSTVQDFDTDVETESSGSSGDEQGAEFGVPLPIVERNSKEVDWKKDTSEVKDSDRMVEIAQSELVLLSGAAILPHPSKVATGGEDAYFIAGNGWFGVADGVGQWSFEGINAGLYARELMDGCKKFITENQGALDLGPEQILSKAADEAHSPGSSTVLVAHFDGQVLQASNIGDSGFLVIRNGEVYEKSKPMVYGFNFPLQIEKGDDPLKLVQNYTIDLEEGDAIVTATDGLFDNVYEHEVAAIISKSLQADLKPAEIAEHLAAKAQEVGRSGAGRSPFSDAALSVGYLGFSGGKLDDIAVVVSIVRTSEIQVIQD, from the exons ATGGCGGAGCTGCCGCTGGCGGCGGGGCTCCTGGACCTGCGCCCCGGCAAGCTGTCACCGaagcccccaccgccgccgccactgccactccccgcgcgccgccgcgcgcacgccacctccgccgccgcggcggccccgtCCCCGCGCCGAGCGGTTCCCgaactccactccaccaccg AGCTGGCGGACGGGAGCATCGTCTTCCGCTTCGGCCAACCAAAGCCCGACGTGCTggagccggaggcggaggcggagccggcGAGCCGTGGTCCGGGAGAGGCCGCAGAGACCAGCCCCGACTCCAGAGTCTTCCCTGACTCGGACGCTgtgagcagcggcggcgagacCGAACCGGAGCCTGACTCTGAGCAGGCGGTCACCGGCGCGGGATTGGGCGCCCCGGCTGCGGTCGAGCATCCGCGCCCGAACGCTGCAGCGGAGGTTTCACCGGCACCTCCGCCTCCTGACGCAGGCGCGCAAACCggtgccgcctccgccgcgggtGAGGAGGCGCCGGAACAGGTGGCGGGTTCCAATGCTGGCGTTGAGGAGGCAGAGGCCAGACTGGCCTCCGCGGAGGTGATTACCGCGGCCGAATCTGAGTATGAGACCGAGGGCGACGGCGTCGCAGTTGGGGCAGGCGTTCCGACGAGTGGTGCTGTCGTGAAGACGACAGGGACGGGTTTGGAGCagcgcgaggaggcggcggggacggccGGTTTGGAGGAATCCGAGGCCGCGTCAGAAGGCTCCACCGTGCAGGATTTTGACACCGACGTTGAGACGGAGTCCAGCGGCTCCAGCGGCGACGAGCAGGGAGCGGAGTTCGGGGTCCCCCTACCAATAGTG GAACGAAATAGCAAGGAGGTGGATTGGAAAAAAGACACTTCAGAGGTGAAGGATTCTGATAG GATGGTTGAAATAGCCCAATCAGAACTTGTGTTGTTGTCAGGTGCTGCAATCCTGCCTCATCCTTCTAAG GTAGCTACAGGCGGAGAAGATGCATATTTTATTGCAGGCAATGGCTGGTTTGGTGTAGCGGATGGAGTTGGCCAGTGGTCATTTGAAG GAATCAATGCAGGGCTTTATGCAAGAGAACTAATGGATGGTTGTAAAAAATTCATAACTGAGAATCAAGGGGCCTTAGATCTTGGACCGGAGCAAATCCTTTCCAAGGCAGCAGATGAAGCACATTCTCCTGGTTCTTCCACTGTATTAGTTGCTCACTTTGATGGCCAG GTCCTTCAAGCATCAAATATAGGAGACTCTGGGTTTTTGGTAATAAGAAATGGAGAAGTTTATGAGAAATCAAAACCTATGGTTTATGGTTTCAATTTCCCACTACAAATTGAGAAGGGAGATGACCCCTTGAAACTCGTACAG AATTATACTATTGATCTAGAGGAAGGAGATGCGATTGTGACAGCAACAGATGGCCTTTTCGATAATGTCTATGAGCATGAAGTAGCTGCAATAATCTCTAAATCGTTACAGGCGGATCTAAAACCAGCG GAGATCGCGGAGCACTTGGCTGCGAAGGCCCAGGAAGTGGGTAGGTCGGGAGCAGGGAGAAGCCCATTTTCAGATGCTGCTCTCTCAGTCGGGTACCTTGGCTTCAGTGGGGGCAAGCTGGATGACATAGCTGTGGTTGTATCAATTGTCCGGACTTCTGAAATTCAAGTTATACAAGACTGA
- the LOC101769734 gene encoding inositol-3-phosphate synthase 1, whose product MFVEGFRVESPRVRYGAGEIESEYRYDTTEVVPPGDGGAGWVVRPKSVTYNFKTSTSVPKLGVMLVGWGGNNGTTLTAGVIANREGISWETKEKVHKANYFGSLTQASTIRVGSHNGEEVYAPFKSLVPMVDPNSIVFGGWDISNLSMADAMARAKVLDINLQKQLRPYMQSMVPLPGIFNPDFVAANQGARANNLIQGTKKEQVEQIKKDIREFKEKNKVDKVVVLWTANTERYSNVVTGLNDTMDNLMASLEKNEAEISPSTLYAIACVSEGVPFVNGSPQNTFVPGLIELAIKKNSLIGGDDFKSGQTKMKSVLVDFLVGAGIKPTSIASYNHLGNNDGMNLSAPQVFRSKEISKSSVVDDMVASNPILYSPGEHPDHVIVIKYIPYVGDSKRAMDEYTSEIFMGGKNTIVLHNTCEDSLLAAPIILDLVLLAELSTRIQLKAEGQDKFHSFHPVATILSYLSKAPLVPPGTPVVNALAKQRAMLENILRACVGLAPENNMILEHK is encoded by the exons aTGTTCGTGGAGGGCTTCCGGGTGGAGAGCCCGCGGGTGCGGTACGGCGCCGGCGAGATCGAGTCGGAGTACCGCTACGACACCACCGAGGTCGTCCCGCCGGGGGATGGCGGCGCTGGATGGGTTGTGCGGCCCAAGTCCGTGACCTACAACTTCAAGACCAGCACCAGCGTCCCAAAGCTCGG AGTGATGCTCGTTGGATGGGGCGGCAACAATGGGACGACGCTCACGGCCGGAGTCATCGCCAACAGGGA GGGAATTTCGTGGGAGACCAAAGAGAAGGTTCACAAGGCCAACTACTTCGGCTCCCTGACGCAGGCTTCCACCATCAGAGTCGGCAGCCACAACGGGGAGGAGGTCTACGCGCCTTTCAAGAGCCTCGTGCCCATG GTTGACCCCAACTCTATCGTTTTCGGTGGTTGGGACATCAGCAACTTGAGCATGGCCGACGCCATGGCCAGGGCCAAGGTGCTGGACATCAACCTTCAGAAGCAGCTCAGGCCCTACATGCAGTCCATGGTGCCCCTCCCCGGAATATTCAACCCTGACTTTGTCGCTGCAAACCAAGGTGCCCGTGCTAACAATCTCATCCAGGGCACCAAGAAAGAGCAGGTGGAGCAGATCAAGAAGGACATCAG GGAgttcaaggaaaaaaacaagGTTGACAAGGTTGTCGTGCTGTGGACGGCAAACACCGAGAGGTATAGCAATGTAGTCACAGGCCTTAACGACACCATGGACAACCTCATGGCTTCCTTGGAGAAGAATGAGGCAGAGATCTCACCATCGACGCTGTATGCAATAGCCTGCGTCTCTGAGGGTGTACCCTTCGTCAATGGAAGCCCTCAGAACACTTTCGTACCCG GGCTAATTGAGCTTGCCATCAAGAAGAACTCATTGATCGGTGGTGATGACTTCAAGAGCGGGCAGACCAAGATGAAGTCTGTATTGGTCGATTTCCTCGTCGGTGCTGGCATTAAG CCCACCTCAATTGCCAGCTACAACCACCTAGGAAACAATGATGGCATGAACCTCTCTGCTCCACAAGTCTTCCGGTCCAAGGAGATCTCCAAGAGCAGCGTGGTCGACGACATGGTCGCCAGCAATCCCATCCTATACAGTCCCGGGGAACACCCTGATCACGTCATAGTGATCAAG TACATCCCCTATGTGGGAGACAGCAAGAGGGCTATGGACGAATACACCTCTGAGATCTTCATGGGCGGAAAGAACACCATCGTGCTGCACAACACCTGTGAGGATTCGCTCCTCGCAGCAcccatcatccttgacctggtgCTCCTGGCTGAGCTCAGCACACGGATTCAGCTCAAAGCCGAAGGGCAG GACAAGTTCCATTCCTTCCATCCTGTGGCTACCATTTTGAGCTATCTCAGCAAGGCTCCTCTT GTACCCCCAGGCACACCAGTGGTGAATGCACTGGCCAAGCAGAGAGCCATGCTGGAGAACATCCTGCGGGCCTGCGTAGGCCTCGCCCCCGAGAACAACATGATCCTTGAGCACAAATAA